A genome region from Hevea brasiliensis isolate MT/VB/25A 57/8 chromosome 9, ASM3005281v1, whole genome shotgun sequence includes the following:
- the LOC110671537 gene encoding uncharacterized protein LOC110671537, with translation MSRNVALSVAVAALLFLFTFAHARAPLDQPENDVTSRDDRLADLPESDPKATATIVLPSEKPESKSANVVKLESEETESTESKLPGKEIGTSESFHEKSETETTVTVPLTLITFRPINRHFLRRPLIPFRRGHRCRGRYQHHNQLKPWGGLRFKSPREVYFGNDMILSGGKDLGLAGPRQIPVRWTRFNHGGNRFSFVNDESRREEMIKRPHHHQHHRHHHEEEEEGEEREHEGAFMKGIRKFLNHF, from the coding sequence ATGTCTCGAAACGTCGCACTTTCCGTCGCCGTCGCTGCTCTCTTATTCTTATTTACCTTCGCTCATGCTCGTGCTCCGTTGGATCAGCCGGAAAATGACGTTACCAGCCGCGATGATCGTTTAGCCGACTTACCTGAGTCTGATCCCAAGGCCACCGCCACCATCGTCCTCCCAAGTGAGAAACCTGAATCCAAATCAGCTAACGTCGTGAAGCTTGAGTCGGAAGAAACAGAATCCACCGAATCCAAATTGCCCGGAAAGGAAATTGGCACATCGGAGTCTTTCCACGAGAAATCAGAGACCGAGACAACTGTGACGGTGCCATTGACGCTTATCACTTTCCGTCCCATCAACCGCCACTTCCTTCGACGTCCATTGATCCCGTTTCGTCGTGGCCATCGATGCCGTGGCCGCTACCAGCACCACAACCAGTTAAAGCCATGGGGCGGTCTACGTTTTAAAAGCCCGCGGGAGGTTTACTTCGGCAACGACATGATTCTTTCTGGAGGTAAGGATCTTGGTTTAGCTGGGCCTCGTCAGATCCCAGTGAGATGGACCAGGTTTAACCACGGCGGGAACAGGTTCTCATTCGTCAACGACGAGTCGAGGAGAGAGGAGATGATCAAGAGGCCTCACCACCACCAacaccaccgccaccaccacgAGGAGGAGGAGGAAGGAGAAGAGAGAGAGCATGAGGGTGCATTTATGAAGGGGATTCGCAAGTTCTTGAACCATTTTTGA